The Streptomyces hundungensis genome contains the following window.
GCCGGTCAGCGCGGTCGAGGCGCCCTGCTGGTTGTTGGTCAGGGCGGCCGCCCCGGCCGCGTCGCCCTTGGCCCAGGCGGCGAGGAAGTCGGTGGAGGTCTGCTTGATCTCGTCCTCTGCCGGCGGCCCGGTGCGCGCGGGCGCGCCCTGGGTGTGCGTTCCGCCGAGGCCCTTGTCGCCGCCGCCGCCCACCAGGGCGTAACCCCCGTACGCCACGCCGCCGGCGACCACCACGAACGCTCCGCCCACAATGGCGACCTTCGCTGCACTGCGCATCCCGCAGTTCCCCTCCCCAGGAGTCCCCCGAACCCCTTGAACGTGTTCAACGGGTTACTTGGGGGCGACTCTACGGGACGGGAGTGACAGCGGGGCGCGCAGTTGTCCGAACGGTTACCGGAACGCGACCGGTGTCACACCCAGCTGTCCAGCCACATGCGGCTGCGCCAGGAGTCCAGCGGGATCGGCGTACCGGTGTAGATCGGCCAGAAGTACACGAAGTTCCGGTGAGTCGGGGCCTTGCGGCCCCGACCTGCGGATACTAGTGGATTCCGTGTCGTTTCAGGCGGCTTGGGCCGTGTCAGGGCCGTGATCATGGAGACGGGATGCTTGATACATGCCGTCGACCGCCTTCCGGGTGCGCCCTTCGCTGCTCGGCATGAGGTGGGTGTACGTCCGCAGCGTGAAGCCAGGATCGTTGTGTCCGAGGTACGTGCTCAGAGCCCGAATGTTCTCGCCCGCGTCCAGGAGCACGGACGCGTAGAAGTGCCTGAGGGCGTGCATGCCGTGCTCGCGTGCCGACGCGTACCGTTCGCCCTCATCGGGTTCTGGGATGAGGCCTGCGGCGGCAAGAGAGGGTTTCCACATGAAGTCGTTGAAGTAGCTCACGCGGACGTGCAGGCCTTCTTTGCCGCTGAACAGCAGCCGCTTCGTCACCAGGGGCCCGTCAGGGGTCCGCCAGGGCAGTGTGACCGTGATGGGCTCGAACTCCTTCGAGTGGGCCCGCAGCGCGTCGGCTACCGACACAGGAAGCGGTACGTCACGAACCTTGCCGCCCTTGGGGAGGGCGAACACGTACTTCCCCCGGATGCGCTTGAGTTGCTGGCCGACGGTCACCCAGCCGCCCTCATAGTTCAGCTCATCCTCCGAGAGTCCGAAGATCTCGCCCTGTCGCAGACCGCATCCCGCCCCGGGGTCGATGGCTGCGCGGAACCGTTCGGGGAGAGCTGACCGTACGTTGAAGACCTGCGCGGCAGTCCAGGGGACGATGCGCGGTTTGCCCGGTCGGGGCAGCGTGACCGAACGGGCCCGACAAGGGTTCCGGGGAAGGAGGCCGTCCTCTACGGCTGCGTTAAGCGCGGCGGAGACCGTGCTGACGATGATGCGGCGGTGTGATTCCGCCGGCACCGTGGCTTCGAGCGCGCCGATCCAGTCCCGGATGTGCTCGGGCTTGAACGATCCGATGGGCCGTGAGCCGAGGTGCGGGTACGCGTGCAGCCTCAGACGACGCTCGGCCGCCTCGCGGCTGTTGACTTCTCCCGTGTGGTTCTTCACCCACTTCTCGGCGTACTGTCGGAACGTGGTGCGGGCGGCCTTGGGGTCGATGTACTGGCCGCGTGACATGTCGGCCTCGATGTTGGTCAGCCACTTCTCAGCTAGGCGCTTCTGCCCGTCGCGGAAGCTCTTGGACTTCTCGGTGCCGTCGGGCCCGACGTAGCGGGCGCGATAGCGGAGACCGGTTCCGTGGCGGTCGGTCTTCTCACGGATGGTCTTGCCGGTGGCGTCAGTTTCGGTCCTGTACCAGCGGTCTTGGATATGGCCAGCCATGGGGGCTGACTCCCTTCTCGGTAGTGGTGCGGAGACGTTCCTCAGGGAGGCGGAGACAGGGGCTCCCGGGGCGTTCCTGAGGGGCATTTAGAGGGCTCTGGGAGCGCGCCTCCCTGCCTCCCTGCGTAGCTGTCTGCGCTGGTCAGGCGGAGGGAGGCAAGGCAGGGAGGCGGTGAGGGAGTTCTCCCTGCCTCCCCCGTCCGGCGGGCCGTGCCTCCCTGCCGTTCGTGGTGTCCGCCGGAGCCCGGCGGGGAGGCAGAGACAGAGGTTCCGAAGGCCTTCCAGAGGGGGGTTTCGGGAAGGGCGAGACGGTGCCTCCCCGCCTCCCCAAACCGCCGTTTGTGCTGCTCAGTGCGGGGGATGCGGGCCGGGGAGGCGGTTGGGGAGTTCTCCCCGCCTCCCCCGTCCGTCGGGTGGTTCAGGCCGCGTCGGTGAGGGCGGTCTGTTCGGCGACCCAGCGGGCCACGGCCGTGGGGTCGTAGCGGACGTGCTTGCCGACGCGGAAGCCGGTCGGCCCGACGCGTTTGCGGCGCCACTGGTAGACGGTCTCGACGCTCGGGAGGCTGAACATCACCACGAGGTCTTCCGGGGTGAGGTAGCGGTCCGGGAGGCCGGACCGGAGGGTGTCGCGCGGGTCGCTGGGCATGGCGGTGGTGACTCCTCGTGTCCGTGGCGCGGTATCGGGGGTCGTGCCGGGTGCCGGTCCTAGAGAGTTGGTGTATCCCAGCGTCCGCAGCGTCCTAGCGTCCGCACGCCCGCGTTCGTGCTGCTCAACTCGGGTGCGAGGTGCGGACGCTGGTGCGGAAGCTGCGGACGCTGGACGGCTGTAGCGTCCGCAGCTTCGCCGTGTCCGGGCCGCTAGTGTGCGGCCCGGCTTGGAGGGTTCTCCGGTGGCGTCAGTGCTGGTCGGGGAAGGTTTCGCCGCTCCCGGCGGGGGTCACGTCGGGCCAGAGCGGGTCTGCGGGGGTGTGGACGCTGGCTCGTCTGCGGGGTCGGTGCGGGTGAGGATCAGCAGCTTGTGGCGGTGCCGGTCTCGGCTACGTTGCGTGTCGTCCACCGTGATGCCGATCGACCTCAACAGCGGTGCGAGGCGCTTGAGTCGGCCGCCTGCGCGCGTGGCGTCCTTGGGCCAGCCCGGCGGCCGGGAGCCGCCTGGCGGTGGGAGCTGTTCCAGGAGTTGAGCTGCGGTGCCCTGCCACGTTCCGGCTTCCTCGACCAGCGCGGCCACGGCGTTGCCGAACGGGTCGCCTTCCAACGCGTCGCCTGCGACGTTGGCGGATGTTGCCAGGTAGGAATCCAGAGTCTGCCAGCCCTGCACCTGGTCGACGGCCGCGAGGATGCGGGCGAAGTCTGCCATGCGCGGCATCGAGTCGAGCCGAACCGTCGGCAGAATCGCGAGCACGCACGCGAGCAGCTCGCACAGGGCCCCGAGGATGGCGGGGCGGACCGCCTCGAAGGTGGCGTCCAGTTCTTCCTCGGTGCGGCGCCGGTCTTCCTCGATCAACTGGAGATCGAGCATCAAGAGCCGCTCGGCCAAGTCGCCCGCCAGGGCTCCCGCGTCGATGGTGGTCATCGCCAGCACCCGCCGGAATGAGAGGACCACCACGTCGTCATCGGTGTACAAGGCTCGGTCCACGATCCCGTCGCCCGTGACGGCCTTGCACAGGGTGTCTGAGAGCCACGGCGGAATAGTTGAGATGTTGTCCAGGCACAGCGCCCACGAGTTGAAGGCCTGCGCGGACCACGCCTTGATGTCCCGTGGCTGGCTCCGCTTGGACGCGGGGGACGGGTCGATGAGGTTCACGACCATCTGCGCGGTCTTCGACTTGCCCGTGCCCTGCTCGCCTTTGAAGGTGAGCACCGGGTGCGGGATCGTCGGAATCCACGCCGCGACCAGCCACGCCACCAACTGCCGGAACGTGGACTCATCCATGTTCAACAGGGCGTGCAGCTTGGCCAAGCCGTCCCCGTCTAGTACCGGGGTGGGCATCGGGGCCATGGCTCCGGAGCGTCGGAACAGGGCGGGGGAGCGGGCGACCACGTGCCAGCCGTTGCCCCCGGAGATGGTGACGGCCCGGCCGTCGGCGGTTCCGAGATCGAGGACGATTCGGCCGGCGGGGTCGCCCCCGACCCGCAGATGCACCGGCACCGGGTCGTTGTCTTCTGCGATCCCTTCGAGGACGGTCATCGCGTCCGCGAGTGCGGACTGGGAGGCCACGTCGCCTTTGAAGGTGTCGGCGTAGAGCCGGGCGAGCCGCTGGCGCAGGCCTGCCCGGCCGCGCAGCGGGAGAGCGAGGTTCGGTCCGTCGATGGCGACCGCGTAGGGGCGGCCGTCGCTCGACATGGCGAACGTGTAGCGCTCCCGTGCCAGGGCGACCAGCCGCACGGCGGCCGACGGCTTCTTGCCCCCACCGTCGCCGCCCGGCGCGGGGCTCGGCGTGGTGGCGCCCAGAGAGTTCACGGCGGTGCCGTTGACGGGGCGGGTATGCCCGTTCGCGGGCTTGGTCGTGGGCGTGGTCATGCCGCCTCCTTCAGGGCCGCGCACGGCTCGATCGGGCGGCGTGCGCACAGGCGGGTACGGGTCGACTGGACGACTCGATCGAGAGGCTCGCAGTGCTGGTGAGCACCCGACCGTTCACGATGAACGCCCGACTGTTCACGGTGAACGCCCGACTGTTCACGGTGTTCACGAGGGTGTTCATCCGACTGTTCACGGGTCGGGTCGGCCGACTGCCGGGCGTGAGCGAGCCGGGCCAGCAACAGCCAGTCGACCCGATCGAAGACGCTGGTAGTCGAGTCGCTGAACACCGTGAACGCGTCCGTGAACGGCGGGGTGTTCACGGACGGGCGGGAGCCGACCAGTCGGGGTGTGACGAGGGTCGTCACACAGGTCAGAGCCTCGCGGTCGGCGGCAGCGAGTCGAGTCGGGGGTTGCGTCGGGTCGGTCGACCAGAGCAGCAACAGGGCGAGCGAGAGCGGGAGCCGGTCGGCCTTGCGGGTGTTGCACGGTCGGCAGGCCAACACCAGGTTGCGGGCCGACCAGGTGCGCAACAGGGAGAGCGGGGCGACGTGATCGAGAGTGGCCTCCCGCAGACTCGCGAACGAGCGACGACAGTACGTACACCGCATCCCGTCGCGAGCCGCGAGCTGCGCCTTACGACCTCGTCGGCGTGCGGAGTTCAGGCGGGTTCCCTGACGAGTCACGCCGCCACCGCCATGTCTGAGGCGGTCAGGGCTCGCAGCGCGGACGCGCACGCACCCAGCACGGGCAGGACCCGGTAGCGCGGTACATCCAGGCGCCGGGCCACGTCCGTGATGTTCAGCCCCTGGCCCACGTGCAGCAGCAGGGCCCGGCGGCTCACCTCATCCATCCGCAGCAGGGCCGCGCGCTGAGCGGCGCTCATCCGTGCCAGCTCCTCGCGCTCCCACCGGGGAAGCGACTCCTCCGCCACCGGGTCCGCCGACAACTCGGGGTTGTCGATCTGGATCAGCAGTAGGGCCGTTTCCACGAGCCGGTTGGCCGTCGGGTAGCTGCATCCCATGTGTTCGGCCAGCCGCCGCATGGGCATGTCTTCCAGACGCAGCAGCAGGGCCGAGCGCTCGCGCTCCGGAAGCCTGGCCATCATGGCGTCCAGGTAGGCGGGCAGCGTCGTACGCGCGCACCCGCTCGGCAGCACGGGGCACAGCACGTTGCAGGTCACCGGGTCCGTCCAGTCCACGGGCTTCTCCGAGGTGGACCCACGGCGGAAGTACTGGTGAACCTCCGTCTTGACCCGTCCGAACAGGAAGATCCGGCGCTCATCCTCGCTTAGGTTCTCGGCCGCCATAAGCGGCTTGGTGGTCTCCCTGGCCACGGCCACCCATACGTCCTGCGTGAGGTCTTCGGCCAGTTCACGCGCCTTGGCGCCGCTCATCCCGCAGTTCATCAGCTTGCGAGCCGTGTAGCTCTCCAGACGGCTCCCGCCCCATTCGGCGTACAGCTCAGCCAGCCGCTCCGACTGCTTGGGCGTGAGAGCGATGATCTCGCCCCGCTCAAGCTTCCGCCCACCGGGACCATTGCCCCCGGACGTGATCCGCTCGGCCCTACGTTCCTGCGTGGTTCCAGGCATCATGGAGATACCCCTTCGGGGTCAGGGGAGCGGCTGCTTGCTTGGCGGTAGGAAGCCGCTCCCTGCTCAGCGAGCCCTGGCTTTGGTCAGGGCTTTCGTGCTGATTGCCACCGCGAGAGCGGCGACCATCTATAAACTAGTCTGCACTAGTCTGCGCTAGTTGGCAAGGCTTGCGGAGTAGCGTGCGCTAGTTCGTTCTAGTGGGTACTCTCAGGGCATGACTGTCACAGCGGGCCCGAAGACCAAAGCCGCCCAAGTCGCTGACGCTCTGCGTGAGGACATCAAGAGAATGAAGCCGGGTGACCGACTGCCCACGCAGCAAGACTTGGTAGAACGCTTCGGCTTCGCTGGCCAGACCATCCAGAACGGACTGGCGGTGTTGCGTGCCGAAGGGCTGATCGAGTCGGCGGGGAACCTCGGCAACTTCGTCACGGGCGGCGAAGTGAGGGAAAACGTGCGCGACGACGACATCAAGGAAATCCGCTCCCAGATTCAGGCGTTGGCTGAACGAGTCGCAGCGCTGGAGTCGCGCTCCGAATCAGGTGGTGCGTGATCTGTATCCACCATGGAGCGAACGGAACGTGTGGGGTAGGTGACGGGCCGGGGTCGACTTCGACGCAGGCGGGGACACCACCGGCGTCCCCCTGCTGTCCCCTTGCCTGTCCCCGGGGGTAACAGGCAAGACTCGCAGTAGGCACTCGAAGGAGGGCACATGGTCGACGACAGGCCCGCATGGGCACGGCGCATGGCTGCTGAGCGGGCGGCGCGCGACTGGTCGCAGCGTGATGCGGTGAAGGCGCTTCGGGCGCATGCTCCTACCGAGTTGCCAGGTGAAGAGAGCATGATCCGGCAGTGGAAGCGCTGGGAGGCTGGAGCCTTCCCGAACGACTTCTATCAGCCCATCATCGCGGCCACGTTCGGCACCGTGACACACGCACTCTTCCCGGCGCCCAGTCGGCGGGATGGTAACGGGGAGATCTTGGCTGCGAGCGGTATGGAGACGCTGGAAATCGTCAGCCGCCTCAACCGTTCCGATGTGAATGACGCGACGCTTGACGCTCTGCGGATCACGGCCGATCGGCTCTGCTCCGAGTATCCGTTCATGCCGAGCGCTCAGCTACTGATCGAGGGGCGCCAGTGGCTGCGGCGTGTCGTTGAGCTGCACTCGAAGAGCCTCACGCTGGCTCAGCATCGCGAAGTGCTCGCCTTGTCGGGTTGGTTGGCGCTCTTGGTCGGCTGTGTCGAGTACGACTCTGGCGACCGCCACGCCGCAGATGCGACTCGAAGGGCCGCCCTTTCCATCGCGACCGAAGCCGAAAATGCCGAAGTTGCCGGGTGGGCGCACGAGATGAGGGCCTGGTTCGCGCTGACGACCGGTGACTATCGCGGTGTCATTTCGGCGGCACAGGCGGGAACCGAAGTGGCCGGCAACCACGGCGTGGCGGTTCAGCTCGCTGGCCAGGAAGCCAAAGCCTGGGCCCGGCTTGGCGACCGTCGGCAGGTCGAGGTGTCGCTGGACAGGGGGCGTCGGCTTCTCGAAGGGATGCCCCACCCTGAGAACCTGGACAACCATTTCGTGGTTGACCCTGCGAAGTTCGACTTCTACTCCATGGACTGCTACCGACTGGTCGGTGAGGACAAGCTCGCGCGAAACCTCGCTGAGGAAGTGCTCCGCGCGGGTACGGACTTCGACGGTACCGAGCGGTCCCCGATGCGCAATGCCGAGGCGCGCGTCACGTTGGGCGTGACAGCCGCGCGTGAGGGCGACCTGGATCAGGCACTCATCATGGGGGAGCGGGCGCTTCAGGGTGATCGGCAATCCGTTCCGTCTCTGCTAATGACCAGCCGCGAACTCGCTGCTGAAGTCAGGAAGCGGTACAACGCCGAGCCCGCCGCACAGGACTACTTGGCCCACCTGCGGGCCCTGGGGGAGGAGAAGCCCGGCTTCCTGCCCCGCTAGTCGCTGTAAGTGACAGCGTCTTTCGCTCCCTAGCGGCGACGCCGTACCCTCTTGAGCCCGGTTCACCCATGAAACCGGGCTCCAGCTCTAGGGCTTGCTAGGTGCTATTCGCCTGATCAAGGGGCGAATGGAGTGCTAGCGGGGTTGCTAGACCTAGCGACTCGTGATGCTAGACCTAGCAGCGGTCGGCTCGCCTTTACTGGCTACGCAGAGCGATAGAAGGAGCGGCCTTGGCCGCACGACCTTTGGCAGCTCACTGCGTTCGCGCGCGATGGCGCCGGGAGATCCTGCGGACCGTCGCGCTCTCATGCTGGTCCCGGTGGACACGCCGAAGAGACCACCCACCCCGGCGGCGCGGGAGGGTGGTCTCTTCGCTCTCATAGAGGCTTCAGCGTCCGCACCCCCTCCCCCTCTAAGAGCCGCGTTGACCTGCGCGAAGGCGCTCTTAGTAACGGAGGGTGTGCGGACGCTGCGGACGCTAGCGGACGCTAAACATTCTGTTTAGCGTCCGCACTTAAAGCGCAGGTCAGAGGGGGTGCGTGGTGCGGCGCGGACCCTGCGGACGCTATCTTCCATCAACTCTCTAGGACGAGCAGAGGGGAGGCCTTCCAAGGGGCAGCGTCGCGGAACGGATAGCTGTCTGCTCTCCTCCTGAAAAGCCCTGGGGAGCCACGCAGGGGGCGTCTGTCGGGGCCGCCGTCTTCCCCTTGGAAGGCCGTCAGCAACAGCAAGAGGAGCACGGGCGCGGCGTGCTCCTCTGGATTGCTTCCTTGGCGTCGCACACGGCCGTGGTCGCCCCTGTGGTCCGCGCCTCGCCCTTGTCGCCTGTCGCCTGTCTCACGACGAGTGCGCTTGGCAGCTTGTCGCGAGGGCGAAAGAGGGCCCTGACCTGGGAGGCGACAAGCGACAAGACAAGCGACAAGACAAGCGACAAGACAAGGCGGACGACAAGCCAGCGCTGCCGCTGCGACAGACGAGACGAGCCCCCGCCTGGGTGCTCCTCTTGCCTGGACCGGTGCTCACGCCTGTTCGCACCGCCGCTACTGCCTAGTGGCTAGTGGCAACCCGGGGGAGGGGCCGTGCAGGGTCATGAGGAGCGCCTTCACCAGGGCTTTGGGCAGTAGGCGCTAGCCAGTAGGCACTAGCCACTAGGCAGTAGAACGGCAATCCAGGGGGGCAGCCCGGTCTGGCCGGCGCACCGGCCAGACCCCTCACTGGGGCGCGCTACTGGGTAGTGGGGTCCCCAGTAGAAACGCCCTGACAGGGCCCATGAGCGGGCTAGTGGGGTGTCCTACTGGGTAGTGGGGCGACACCCCACTACCCAGTAGCCCGCCGTCAGAGCATTCGCCACGAGGGGCTGCGGCGCCTGAGAGTCGCCCGCCCGAAGGGCGGTCCTTCTTGCTCTTCGCCAGAGGCCAGCTGGGCCGCCTGTGGGCCGCCCGAGGGGGGCCGGTGACGACTACTGACGACAGGTAACGACGGGGCGGCATCGCCATCAGCGACACCGCCCCTGCCCAAGTTCCCAGCTAGACCCAGCTGTCCAGCCACATCCGGCTGCGCCAGGAGTCCAGCGGGATCGGCGTACCGGTGTAGATCGGCCAGAAGTACACGAAGTTCCACACGATCAGCAGGACGAGCACCCCGGCCCCGATCGACCCGAGCGCGCGCCGGCGCTCCGGGGCGCCCGGTGGCCCGATGATCGCGCCGACCATCATCGCCACCGCCAGACACAGGAACGGCACGAAGACGACCGCGTAGAAGAAGAAGATGGTCCGCTCCTGGTACAGGAACCAGGGCAGATACCCGGCGCCCAGGCCGCACGCGATCGCGCCCGCCCGCCAGTCGCGCCGGAAGAACCAGCGCCACAGGACGTACAGGAGCGCGAAGCAGCCGGCCCACCACAGCAGCGGGGTGCCGAGCGCGATGACCTCGGATGCGCACTTGCCGCCCGCGCCCGAAGGGCAGCCGTCCGAGCCGGGGTTGGGGCTCTCGTAGTAGTACGAGACGGGCCGGCCGAGGACCAGCCAGCTCCACGGGTTGGACTGGTAGGTGTGGCCCTCGGTGAGGCCGACGTGGAAGCTGTAGACCTCGGTCTCGTAGTGCCAGAAGCTGCGCAGGGCCGCGGGCACCCAGCTCATGTCGAACTGCGGCAGGTGGTTGATGGTGCCGATGACCGGCAGCTTGACGTGGTCGGGGGAGAGGCCCGCGCGGCCGTCCGCCCAGTGCCGCCCGTACCCCTTGTCGGTGGCGAACCAGCCCGTCCACGACACGAGGTAGGTGAGGATCGCGACCGGCACCGTGGAGAGGAACGCGCCGATCGCGTCCCGGCGCAGGACCACCCGGTAGGGGCTGACCGCGCCCGCCGTGCGCCGGGCGCCCGCGTCCCACAGGACGGCCATCACACAGAAGAAGACCAGGATGTACAGGCCGTTCCACTTGGTGCCGCAGGCCAGGCCCAGCATGATCCCGGCCGCGATCCGCCAGGGCCGCCACCCGAACCGCACACCGGCCGCGATCGCCGCGTCCGGGCGCAGCAGCCCCTCCTCGTCCTCGGGGAGCGCGGCCGCCAGTCTCGCCCGGGCGCGGTCGCGGTCGATCAACAGGCAGCCGAAGGCCGCGAGCACGAAGAACATGACGACCGTGTCGAGCAGCGCGGTGCGGCTCATCACGAAGTGCAGGCCGTCGACGGCGAGCAGCGCACCCGCCAGACAGCCCAGGAACGTCGAGCGGAACAGCCGGCGCCCGATCCGGCAGAGCATCAGCACCGACAGGGTGCCGAGCACGGCGACCATGAAGCGCCAGCCGAACGGCGTGAAGCCGAACAGCTTCTCGCCGATGCCGATCAGATACTTGCCGACCGGCGGATGCACCACGTAACCCGGCGCGGTCGGCACCGAGATGAGGTCCGGGTTGGCGAGGATCGACTTGTCGATGTCCTTGGGCCAGTCGCCCTCGTAGCCGTGGTTGATGAGCGTCCAGGCGTCCTTGGCGTAGTACGTCTCGTCGAATATCACCGCGTGCGGGGAGCCCAGGTGCCAGAACCGCATGACGCCCGCGACCAGGGTCACCAGGAGCGGCCCCACCCACGCCGACCAGCGCACGATGCGCGCCGCGGCGAGCGGCCCGATGCCGAGCACCGTCCACAGCTGCCCGGCGGGCCGCGTGTACGGCGGCACCAGGCGCTCGCGCAGCCCGGTTCTCGGCCGCACGACATGGCCGAACCGGCGCATGTGGTGCTGCCAGGAAGGCGGTTCGTCCCCGGCATCGTGGCCCGGCAGGGTCGGTGGCGCAGTACTGGTCACCGCGCCATCGTAGGGAACTCCCCTGTGGGAGTCCCGTGGGCCGGGCCCGCCGGGCCCGGCTCGGCGGGGGAGGGGCCGGTTTCCGGGGGTCAGTTCTTCGGCGGCTTGACCCAGCCCTTCTTCACCAGCTGGTCGCAGTGCCACTTGCTGTAGGAGGCGGACTCGCCCTTCTGCTTGGTGGCCTTCATGCAGTCCTTGTAGGAGTACGGCGGTGCGGGCTTGGAGACCGGGGCGGCGCTCGCCACCGGAGCGGCCACGCTGATGGCCACGACCGCCGTGGCCAGGGCAATGCTCAATCGACGCATGGGAGTTCCCTTCTCGCTCAACACGGGACGTTCGTGAACGCCAACGATCCTGGTCGTCCTATGACACGACCCCGTGGTCGCGGGATCCTGCCCACCCGACGCCCGCCAGGGTTGAGCTGCCGTGGGGGCACGCGGATCCCCCGAACCCCGAGGGGGCGAAGGCGTGGGAGTATCTCCATCCGACGGGAGGTCGGCCCCGGGCTCGGCGGAACAGAGTAAAAGTGCAGGTGAGAAGGCGGTCATGGGCAGCACTGGAACACTCGTACTCGCAGGCACCCCCATCGGCGACACCGCGGACGCCCCGCCCCGGCTCGCCGCCGAACTGGAGCGGGCCGACGTCGTCGCCGCCGAGGACACCCGTCGCCTTCGCCGGCTGACCCAGGCGCTCGGCGTGCACATCCAGGGCCGTGTCGTGTCGTACTTCGAGGGCAACGAGTCGGCGCGCACCCCCGAACTGGTCGAGGCCCTCGAAGGCGGGGCCCGGGTGCTGCTCGTCACCGACGCGGGCATGCCGTCGGTCTCCGACCCCGGCTACCGCCTGGTCGCGGCCTGCGTCGAGAAGGACATCAAGGTCACGGCGGTACCGGGGCCGTCCGCGGTGCTGACCGCGCTCGCCCTGTCCGGGCTTCCCGTGGACCGCTTCTGCTTCGAGGGCTTCCTGCCGCGCAAGGCCGGCGAGCGCCTCGGCCGGCTGCGCGAGGTCGAGGGCGAGCGGCGCACGCTGGTCTACTTCGAGGCCCCGCACCGCCTCGACGACACCCTCGCCGCGATGGCCGAGGTGTTCGGCGCCGAGCGGCGCGCGGCGGTGTGCCGGGAGCTGACCAAGACGTACGAGGAGGTCAAGCGCGGCCCGCTGAAGGACCTGGCGGCGTGGGCGGCCGAGGGGGTGCGCGGCGAGATCACCGTCGTGGTCGAGGGCGCCCCCGAGACGGGCCCCGCCGAGCTGGACGCCGACGAGCTGGTGCGGCGCGTCCAGGTCCGCGAGGAGGCGGGCGAGCGGCGCAAGGAGGCCATCGCGGCCGTGGCGGCCGAGACCGGTCTACCCAAGCGCGAGGTCTTCGACGCGGTGGTGGCGGCAAAGAACGCGGCACGTCAGAGCCCCGCGGACGGTAAAGGACTATCGTAAAAAGTAAAACGCGGGCCGCGCACCGGGGCGGAGAAAAGCGCCCAGGCCTAGGAAAGGCCAAGACCACACCAACTCTCGACAGCCCCTGATGCGTTTTGGCAGCGAAAGGCGTCTCCTGGATCGGGGGACCTTTCGCCCCCGCTCGTAAAGAGCGCTCGTAAGAGCTTGTCCAGCGGACAAGAGGAGCCGGCACATGAGTGAGATCGCTGAGACCACGGCACACGAGGCGTATGCCTTCGCGTGCATGCGGTGTGGATACGGCTGGGAGCAGGCGTACGAGATAGAGCACCACGTGGACGCCACGGGCCAGGCGTTCGTCGTCTACAAGGCCAACGGCGACCGGGTGCCCTCCCCGCTGTCCGCCCCCACCTGCCTCAACTGCGGCGGACACGTGGTGCGCATCATGCGCTCCGGACGGGTGTCGTCCGCGCAGCAGGGGATGATCCAGCACCGCGCGCCCGCGCCCACCCAGCCCTCGCCCGGACCTCAGGACGAGGTCGGCGCCACCACCAAGCCCGAACACCACTGGCACCTGTCGGACCTGCTGCACCCCTTCCACCGCAAGTGACCGGCTCCCACCCGCTGTGAGCGGCCCGGGCGGAGGGGCCGGGCACGCGGAAAATGCGGCGCGCGCCTTTTCGTAGGATCGGCGCATGAGTGCCGCCAAAGATGCCCCGCCGCCCCTGCCCGAACCGCTCGGTGTGGAGGTGGCCGACTCGCACACCCACCTGGACATGCAGGACGGCACGGTCGAACAGGCCCTGGAGAAGGCCGCGGCCGTCGGCGTCACCACCGTCGTCCAGGTGGGCTGCGACGTGAAGGGCTCCCAATGGGCGGCCGACACCGCCGAGGCGCACGCCGCGGTGCACGCCGCCGTCGCCCTGCACCCCAACGAAGCTCCCCGCATCGTCCACGGCGACCCCGACGGCTGGTCGCGCCAGGGCGCGCGCGGCCCCGGCGGCGAAGGCGCGCTCGACGCGGCACTCGGCGAGATCGAGCGGCTCGCGGCGCTGCCCTGGGTCAAGGCGGTCGGCGAGACGGGCCTCGACTACTTCCGCACCGGGCCCGAGGGCAAGGCCGCCCAGGAGCGTTCCTTCCGGGCGCACATCGAGATCGCCAAACGCACCGGCAAGGCC
Protein-coding sequences here:
- a CDS encoding XRE family transcriptional regulator — protein: MVDDRPAWARRMAAERAARDWSQRDAVKALRAHAPTELPGEESMIRQWKRWEAGAFPNDFYQPIIAATFGTVTHALFPAPSRRDGNGEILAASGMETLEIVSRLNRSDVNDATLDALRITADRLCSEYPFMPSAQLLIEGRQWLRRVVELHSKSLTLAQHREVLALSGWLALLVGCVEYDSGDRHAADATRRAALSIATEAENAEVAGWAHEMRAWFALTTGDYRGVISAAQAGTEVAGNHGVAVQLAGQEAKAWARLGDRRQVEVSLDRGRRLLEGMPHPENLDNHFVVDPAKFDFYSMDCYRLVGEDKLARNLAEEVLRAGTDFDGTERSPMRNAEARVTLGVTAAREGDLDQALIMGERALQGDRQSVPSLLMTSRELAAEVRKRYNAEPAAQDYLAHLRALGEEKPGFLPR
- a CDS encoding dolichyl-phosphate-mannose--protein mannosyltransferase; the protein is MTSTAPPTLPGHDAGDEPPSWQHHMRRFGHVVRPRTGLRERLVPPYTRPAGQLWTVLGIGPLAAARIVRWSAWVGPLLVTLVAGVMRFWHLGSPHAVIFDETYYAKDAWTLINHGYEGDWPKDIDKSILANPDLISVPTAPGYVVHPPVGKYLIGIGEKLFGFTPFGWRFMVAVLGTLSVLMLCRIGRRLFRSTFLGCLAGALLAVDGLHFVMSRTALLDTVVMFFVLAAFGCLLIDRDRARARLAAALPEDEEGLLRPDAAIAAGVRFGWRPWRIAAGIMLGLACGTKWNGLYILVFFCVMAVLWDAGARRTAGAVSPYRVVLRRDAIGAFLSTVPVAILTYLVSWTGWFATDKGYGRHWADGRAGLSPDHVKLPVIGTINHLPQFDMSWVPAALRSFWHYETEVYSFHVGLTEGHTYQSNPWSWLVLGRPVSYYYESPNPGSDGCPSGAGGKCASEVIALGTPLLWWAGCFALLYVLWRWFFRRDWRAGAIACGLGAGYLPWFLYQERTIFFFYAVVFVPFLCLAVAMMVGAIIGPPGAPERRRALGSIGAGVLVLLIVWNFVYFWPIYTGTPIPLDSWRSRMWLDSWV
- the rsmI gene encoding 16S rRNA (cytidine(1402)-2'-O)-methyltransferase, with the translated sequence MGSTGTLVLAGTPIGDTADAPPRLAAELERADVVAAEDTRRLRRLTQALGVHIQGRVVSYFEGNESARTPELVEALEGGARVLLVTDAGMPSVSDPGYRLVAACVEKDIKVTAVPGPSAVLTALALSGLPVDRFCFEGFLPRKAGERLGRLREVEGERRTLVYFEAPHRLDDTLAAMAEVFGAERRAAVCRELTKTYEEVKRGPLKDLAAWAAEGVRGEITVVVEGAPETGPAELDADELVRRVQVREEAGERRKEAIAAVAAETGLPKREVFDAVVAAKNAARQSPADGKGLS
- a CDS encoding TatD family hydrolase, giving the protein MSAAKDAPPPLPEPLGVEVADSHTHLDMQDGTVEQALEKAAAVGVTTVVQVGCDVKGSQWAADTAEAHAAVHAAVALHPNEAPRIVHGDPDGWSRQGARGPGGEGALDAALGEIERLAALPWVKAVGETGLDYFRTGPEGKAAQERSFRAHIEIAKRTGKALVIHDREAHADVLRILREEGAPERTVFHCYSGDAEMAELCAEYGYFMSFAGNMTFKNAQPLRDALAVAPLELVLVETDAPFLTPAPYRGRPNAPYLIPITVRAMAAVRGIGEDVLAAAIADNTARAFDY